A single genomic interval of Streptomyces graminofaciens harbors:
- a CDS encoding glutamate ABC transporter substrate-binding protein: MRGGAMNAVRRLKSGLRGWGGVGAMAVLCALAAVFALVLPVSGTRDDGVSTGGQGAGRGVQVRAEEDCEDPQDQSLRPSGSESGDTITKIKERGYLRIGVDQNSYRWGYRDPNSTQDGAELEGFDIDLAHRIAKEILGDPAKVRFRAIPTNQRIPAIQSGQVDMVVRTMTIGCKRLGQVAFSQPYFKTGQQLLTPKSSSIKGYDKTLADKKICSATGSTALDTLKADKTDGKLVASADIKSVNVPNQLDCLVRLQLGEVDAVVTDGALAASQAAQDPTVKLTGEPFTTEYYGVAMKLKSDDLVRRVNQVLEDYLKDGWQASYNKWLSPTLGDDSGQSRPPTPRYKD; the protein is encoded by the coding sequence GTGAGAGGGGGAGCGATGAATGCGGTACGACGCCTGAAGTCAGGCCTCAGGGGCTGGGGCGGCGTGGGTGCCATGGCGGTTCTCTGCGCCCTTGCCGCCGTCTTCGCCCTGGTGCTGCCGGTGAGCGGGACCCGTGACGACGGTGTGTCCACCGGCGGCCAGGGGGCCGGCCGCGGCGTCCAGGTGCGGGCCGAGGAGGACTGCGAGGATCCCCAGGACCAGAGCCTGCGGCCCTCCGGGTCCGAGTCCGGCGACACGATCACGAAGATCAAGGAGCGCGGCTACCTCCGGATCGGCGTCGACCAGAACAGCTACCGCTGGGGCTACCGCGACCCGAACAGCACGCAGGACGGCGCCGAGCTGGAAGGTTTCGACATCGACCTGGCGCACCGCATCGCCAAGGAGATACTGGGCGACCCGGCGAAGGTGCGGTTCCGGGCGATTCCCACGAACCAGCGCATCCCGGCGATCCAGTCGGGGCAGGTCGACATGGTGGTCCGCACGATGACGATCGGCTGCAAGCGCCTCGGCCAGGTCGCCTTCTCCCAGCCGTACTTCAAGACCGGCCAGCAGCTGCTCACCCCCAAGTCGTCGTCCATCAAGGGCTACGACAAGACGCTGGCCGACAAGAAGATCTGCTCGGCGACCGGCTCCACCGCCCTGGACACCCTGAAGGCCGACAAGACGGACGGCAAGCTCGTCGCGTCCGCCGACATCAAGTCCGTCAACGTCCCCAACCAACTCGACTGTCTGGTGCGGCTCCAGCTCGGTGAGGTCGACGCCGTGGTCACCGACGGCGCGCTCGCCGCGAGCCAGGCGGCGCAGGACCCCACGGTCAAGCTGACGGGCGAGCCGTTCACCACCGAGTACTACGGCGTGGCGATGAAGCTGAAGTCGGACGACCTGGTACGCCGGGTCAACCAGGTCCTGGAGGACTATCTCAAGGACGGCTGGCAGGCCTCGTACAACAAGTGGCTGTCCCCGACCCTCGGCGACGACTCGGGGCAATCCCGGCCGCCGACCCCGCGGTACAAGGACTGA
- a CDS encoding methyltransferase domain-containing protein, translated as MGTHAVDHGLERVAAEARAALVREIEASGAWEADPVWREAFEAVPRHLFVPYYYVGALGGFERLWGEERDPRRRERWLRGAYADTPLATRVRDGELISSSSQPSLMAKMLVELEVTDGDRVLEIGAGTGYNAALLAHRLGDELVTTVDLDIDITESARQHLAAAGYHPSVVTGDGARGVPERAPYDRIIATCTLHSIPRPWLAQCTPGARILAPMATGLIRLRVRDGGHAEGRFLHTPAYFVPLRGGSEPEAAHPHLGGLPRRARDHELFRFLISLTAGSLDPREALALWERERMPSRERYGITVSGETAWAWLDDPEGPYSWPLP; from the coding sequence ATGGGCACGCACGCTGTGGACCACGGCTTGGAGCGCGTCGCCGCCGAGGCCCGGGCGGCGCTGGTGCGCGAGATCGAGGCGAGCGGGGCCTGGGAGGCCGACCCGGTGTGGCGGGAGGCGTTCGAGGCGGTGCCGCGTCACCTCTTCGTGCCGTACTACTACGTCGGCGCCCTGGGCGGCTTCGAGCGGCTCTGGGGCGAGGAGCGCGACCCCCGGCGGCGCGAGCGCTGGCTGCGGGGCGCTTACGCCGATACCCCGCTGGCCACCCGCGTACGCGACGGGGAGCTGATCTCCTCCAGCAGCCAGCCCTCGCTGATGGCGAAGATGCTGGTCGAGCTGGAGGTGACGGACGGCGACCGGGTGCTGGAGATCGGCGCGGGGACGGGGTACAACGCGGCTCTGCTCGCGCACCGCCTGGGCGACGAACTCGTCACCACCGTCGACCTGGACATCGACATCACGGAGTCGGCGCGGCAGCATCTGGCCGCCGCCGGGTACCACCCGAGCGTCGTCACCGGGGACGGGGCGCGCGGGGTGCCCGAGCGCGCCCCGTACGACCGGATCATCGCGACCTGCACGCTGCACTCGATCCCGCGCCCCTGGCTCGCCCAGTGCACCCCCGGCGCGCGCATCCTGGCGCCGATGGCCACGGGGCTGATCCGGCTGCGGGTGCGGGACGGCGGGCACGCCGAGGGGCGGTTCCTGCACACACCGGCGTACTTCGTACCGCTGCGCGGCGGCAGCGAGCCCGAAGCGGCCCATCCGCACCTGGGCGGGCTGCCGCGCCGGGCCAGGGACCATGAACTCTTCCGGTTCCTGATCTCCCTGACCGCGGGCAGCCTCGACCCCCGCGAGGCGCTCGCGCTCTGGGAGCGCGAGCGCATGCCGTCGCGCGAGCGGTACGGGATCACGGTCAGCGGCGAAACTGCCTGGGCATGGCTGGACGACCCGGAGGGGCCGTATTCCTGGCCCCTCCCGTGA
- a CDS encoding vWA domain-containing protein produces the protein MANFSKSNVPQFSVDVYQNEYLPEGGREVNAIVTVTATGGGTIGSALAAPHLYSPGQGPSAAVAIMVDCSGSMDYPPTKMRGARDATAAAIDSLRDGVHFAVIGGTHVAKEVYPGNGRLAVADATTRDQAKQALRKLSAGGGTAIGTWLRLADRLLSSDDVAIRHGILLTDGRNEHEAPEDLRAALDACAGRFTCDARGVGTDWEVKEVTGIASALLGTADIVADPAALSADFTQMMETAMGKEVADVALRLWTPVGTEIKFVKQVAPTVAELTGRRTEAGPRAGDYPTGSWGDESRDYHVCVEVPAANLGQEMLAARVSLVIPQPDGTTQNLGAQGLVKAVWTDDMAASTSINPQVAHYTGQAELAQAIQQGLDARKVGDIDGATAKLGRAVQLASASGNADTAKLLAKVVDVVDAAAGTVRLKAKVTEADEMTLETRSTKTVRVKK, from the coding sequence ATGGCCAATTTCTCGAAGTCGAACGTGCCGCAGTTCTCGGTGGACGTGTACCAGAACGAGTACCTGCCGGAGGGCGGCCGCGAGGTCAACGCCATCGTGACGGTCACGGCGACCGGCGGTGGCACCATCGGCAGCGCGCTCGCCGCGCCGCACCTCTACTCGCCCGGCCAGGGGCCGTCCGCCGCCGTCGCGATCATGGTCGACTGCTCGGGCTCGATGGACTACCCGCCGACCAAGATGCGCGGCGCGCGGGACGCCACGGCCGCCGCGATCGACTCACTGCGCGACGGCGTGCACTTCGCGGTGATCGGCGGCACGCATGTGGCCAAGGAGGTCTATCCGGGCAACGGGCGGCTGGCGGTGGCCGACGCCACGACCCGTGACCAGGCCAAGCAGGCGCTGCGCAAGCTGAGCGCCGGCGGCGGCACGGCCATCGGCACCTGGCTGCGGCTCGCCGACCGGCTGCTGTCCTCGGACGACGTCGCCATCCGGCACGGCATCCTGCTCACCGACGGCCGCAACGAACACGAGGCGCCGGAGGACCTGCGGGCCGCGCTGGACGCGTGTGCCGGACGGTTCACCTGTGACGCGCGTGGAGTGGGCACGGACTGGGAGGTCAAGGAGGTCACCGGCATCGCCTCCGCGCTGCTCGGCACCGCCGACATCGTCGCCGACCCGGCGGCCCTGTCCGCCGACTTCACGCAGATGATGGAGACCGCCATGGGCAAGGAGGTCGCGGACGTCGCGCTGCGGCTGTGGACCCCGGTCGGCACCGAGATCAAGTTCGTGAAGCAAGTCGCGCCCACGGTCGCGGAGTTGACCGGCCGCCGCACCGAGGCCGGACCGCGTGCCGGGGACTATCCGACCGGTTCGTGGGGAGACGAGTCTCGTGACTACCACGTGTGCGTCGAGGTCCCGGCCGCGAACCTCGGCCAGGAGATGCTGGCCGCCCGGGTCTCGCTCGTCATACCCCAGCCCGACGGCACCACGCAGAACCTCGGCGCGCAGGGCCTCGTGAAGGCCGTGTGGACCGATGACATGGCCGCGTCCACATCGATCAACCCCCAGGTCGCGCACTACACAGGTCAGGCGGAACTGGCACAAGCCATCCAACAAGGTCTCGACGCTCGCAAAGTGGGCGATATCGACGGCGCAACGGCCAAGCTGGGGCGGGCCGTTCAGCTCGCCAGCGCCTCGGGGAACGCGGATACTGCGAAACTGCTTGCGAAGGTGGTGGACGTGGTCGACGCGGCGGCAGGTACTGTGCGACTGAAAGCGAAGGTCACGGAGGCGGACGAGATGACTCTCGAGACGCGGTCCACAAAGACTGTTCGTGTAAAGAAGTAA
- a CDS encoding PP2C family serine/threonine-protein phosphatase: protein MSQMPQPTALTKCPICEWPLASDDRFCGACGHDLSLAPAPRPDHPTLTMNGAAGDTPPEAAAVDWPGARESGSAQPHAPAHVPTDIQGTDSGGGELPGPGRGVRFDRPSEPDEYPLAAPLPPDPRTTDLATPPAGTKLCVACRAGHVDHDGYCENCGHAQPRERDHMEQELGAVAAVSDRGLRHHRNEDAFAVSSTALPDGQPAVVAIVCDGVSSATRPDDASLAAARAANETLLESLPRGTHPQQAMHDAIIAASNAVNALADEPETAAQHAPHQNAPACTIVGSVVTPALLIVGWVGDSRAYWVPLDRSAPPARLTEDDSWAAQMVAAGLMNEAEAYADERAHAITGWLGADAYELEPHTASFKPDRPGVVVVCTDGLWNYAEAAQEMAEVVPLDAAERPLHCAQVLVGRALDGGGHDNVTVAVLPFPAPPQGAGSA from the coding sequence ATGTCGCAGATGCCCCAGCCGACCGCGCTGACGAAGTGCCCGATCTGCGAGTGGCCCCTCGCCTCGGACGACCGCTTCTGCGGTGCGTGCGGCCATGACCTGTCGCTCGCGCCCGCGCCGCGGCCCGACCACCCGACCCTCACCATGAACGGCGCGGCGGGTGACACCCCGCCGGAGGCCGCCGCCGTGGACTGGCCCGGCGCCAGAGAGTCGGGCAGCGCCCAGCCGCACGCGCCGGCGCATGTGCCCACCGACATCCAGGGCACCGACTCCGGTGGCGGCGAACTGCCCGGCCCCGGCCGGGGCGTACGGTTCGACCGGCCCAGTGAGCCCGACGAGTACCCGCTGGCCGCGCCCCTGCCGCCGGACCCGCGCACCACCGACCTGGCCACGCCCCCCGCGGGCACGAAGCTGTGCGTGGCGTGCCGCGCGGGGCATGTGGACCACGACGGCTACTGCGAGAACTGCGGGCACGCCCAGCCACGGGAACGCGACCACATGGAGCAGGAGTTGGGCGCGGTCGCGGCCGTCAGCGACCGCGGGCTGCGCCACCACCGCAACGAGGACGCGTTCGCCGTGTCCTCGACCGCGCTGCCGGACGGCCAGCCCGCGGTCGTCGCGATCGTCTGCGACGGCGTGTCGTCCGCGACCCGCCCCGACGACGCCTCGCTCGCCGCGGCCCGCGCCGCCAACGAGACGCTCCTTGAGTCACTGCCGCGCGGCACCCACCCGCAGCAGGCCATGCACGACGCGATCATCGCCGCCTCGAACGCCGTCAACGCCCTGGCGGACGAACCGGAGACGGCCGCGCAGCACGCCCCGCACCAGAACGCGCCGGCGTGCACCATCGTCGGCTCCGTCGTCACCCCGGCCCTGCTGATCGTCGGGTGGGTCGGCGACAGCCGCGCCTACTGGGTGCCGCTCGACCGCAGCGCGCCCCCGGCCCGGCTGACGGAGGACGACTCGTGGGCCGCGCAGATGGTGGCCGCGGGACTGATGAACGAGGCCGAGGCGTACGCCGACGAGCGCGCCCACGCGATCACCGGCTGGCTCGGCGCGGACGCGTACGAACTGGAGCCGCACACCGCTTCCTTCAAACCGGACCGGCCGGGTGTAGTGGTGGTATGCACCGACGGACTGTGGAACTACGCGGAGGCGGCTCAGGAGATGGCCGAGGTCGTGCCGCTCGACGCGGCCGAGCGTCCGTTGCACTGCGCCCAGGTTCTGGTGGGCCGCGCCCTCGACGGTGGTGGCCACGACAACGTAACAGTGGCCGTCCTGCCGTTCCCGGCCCCGCCCCAGGGGGCAGGATCGGCCTGA
- a CDS encoding N-acetylglucosamine kinase, which produces MGVTRGAVLAIDAGNSKTDVAVVAPDGEVVGEARGGGFRPPAVGVTAAVDAVAEAVRQAFAAAGVSAVDHVSACLANADFPVEEEELAAALHARAWGTTVEVRNDTFAILRAGVAEPRGVAVVCGAGINCVGMRPDGRTARFPALGRISGDWGGGWGLAEEALWHAARAEDGRGGPTALARALPGHFGLDSMYALIEALHLERIPVVRRHELTPVLFDTAAEGDAVACGLVERLAEEVVAMATVALTRLDLLGEETPVLLGGSVLAARHALLDNRVQELLAASAPKAVARVVTAAPVLGAVLLGLDRVGAEGVVHARVRAHFDSA; this is translated from the coding sequence GTGGGCGTGACGCGTGGTGCCGTCCTCGCGATCGACGCGGGCAACAGCAAGACCGATGTCGCGGTGGTCGCGCCGGACGGGGAGGTGGTGGGCGAGGCGCGGGGCGGGGGGTTCCGGCCCCCGGCGGTGGGGGTGACGGCGGCGGTGGACGCCGTGGCGGAGGCCGTACGGCAGGCCTTCGCGGCGGCGGGGGTCTCCGCGGTCGACCATGTGTCCGCGTGTCTCGCGAACGCCGACTTTCCCGTCGAGGAGGAGGAGCTGGCGGCCGCGCTGCACGCGCGCGCGTGGGGCACGACGGTGGAGGTCCGCAACGACACCTTCGCGATTCTGCGGGCGGGGGTGGCCGAGCCCCGGGGGGTGGCCGTGGTGTGCGGGGCGGGCATCAACTGTGTGGGGATGCGCCCCGACGGCCGCACCGCCCGCTTCCCGGCGCTCGGGCGTATCTCGGGCGACTGGGGCGGAGGTTGGGGGCTGGCGGAGGAGGCGTTGTGGCACGCGGCCAGGGCGGAGGACGGCCGGGGCGGCCCGACGGCGCTCGCGCGCGCCCTGCCCGGGCACTTCGGCCTGGACTCGATGTACGCCCTGATCGAGGCGCTGCATCTGGAGCGGATCCCGGTGGTCCGGCGGCACGAGCTGACGCCGGTGCTCTTCGACACCGCGGCGGAGGGCGACGCGGTGGCGTGCGGGCTCGTGGAGCGGCTGGCGGAGGAGGTGGTGGCCATGGCGACGGTCGCTCTGACCCGCCTGGACCTCCTCGGCGAGGAGACACCCGTCCTGCTCGGCGGCAGCGTCCTCGCCGCCCGGCACGCCCTTCTCGACAACCGCGTACAGGAGTTGCTGGCGGCGTCGGCGCCCAAGGCGGTAGCACGGGTGGTGACGGCGGCGCCGGTGCTGGGGGCGGTGTTGCTGGGCCTGGACCGGGTGGGCGCGGAGGGGGTGGTGCACGCGCGCGTGCGGGCGCATTTCGACTCCGCCTGA
- a CDS encoding FHA domain-containing protein, producing the protein MPTCPNGHQSGSDDWCEVCGHRMAGAVPPPPPPPPPPGAGYGYPPPGSPPPPPGAGGPGGPGGPGFGGPGGRPHFAAEPELCPQCRTPREGSTPFCEECRWNFLTNTATTYTPAAPRPSAPSGGPGGAPGPGPGPGPGVGPGPGAGPGGNPAPRYQQPPPPSFGGGDGYDYQSSRPSQMNRPAEPIPSGPGAGQGPGPGGPSLFGEPPRPGAGGPPPSGPGPSGFGADPSRPVPPPPGPTPGMPGGPGGPGLSAPGGPGGPGAQGPGGGAPQAFQQAGAAAPPAFPQAPGRPQPQPTSPGPGGPGGRGGPGGPGAGPQSGGPSFGGGDDDWVISPPSNGPGGPGGHGGPGGHGGPGGPGPRSGGYGYPQPGVTQAPPNQAYPQAPTTWTMTIGPDRDYFMAMMQRSGPEAAGLNLPAYSPEQQRPLTGNQITIGRRRHSTGDTPDIDLSVPPEDPGVSHQHAVLVQQPDGSWAVVDQNSTNGTTVNGAEEPIQPFVPVPLRDGDRVHVGAWTTITIRRG; encoded by the coding sequence ATGCCGACCTGCCCGAACGGACACCAGTCGGGTTCCGACGACTGGTGCGAGGTCTGCGGTCACCGTATGGCCGGTGCCGTACCCCCGCCGCCTCCACCGCCGCCGCCTCCGGGTGCCGGTTACGGCTATCCGCCGCCCGGCTCGCCTCCCCCGCCTCCGGGCGCGGGCGGACCCGGTGGGCCCGGTGGCCCTGGCTTCGGTGGCCCCGGTGGGCGACCTCATTTCGCAGCCGAGCCCGAGCTGTGCCCGCAGTGCCGTACGCCCCGCGAGGGCAGTACGCCGTTCTGCGAGGAGTGCCGGTGGAACTTCCTGACGAACACGGCGACGACGTACACACCGGCCGCGCCCCGGCCTTCGGCGCCCTCGGGTGGTCCCGGCGGCGCGCCCGGGCCGGGGCCCGGCCCCGGCCCGGGTGTCGGTCCTGGTCCCGGCGCGGGTCCGGGCGGGAACCCGGCGCCCCGGTACCAGCAGCCGCCTCCGCCGTCCTTCGGGGGCGGTGACGGGTACGACTACCAGAGCTCGCGTCCGTCGCAGATGAACCGGCCCGCGGAACCGATTCCGTCGGGCCCGGGAGCCGGACAGGGTCCTGGCCCCGGTGGTCCTTCGCTGTTCGGCGAGCCGCCGCGGCCCGGGGCCGGGGGTCCGCCTCCGTCGGGGCCGGGGCCCTCGGGCTTCGGCGCCGATCCGTCCCGACCGGTTCCGCCTCCGCCCGGGCCCACGCCCGGGATGCCGGGTGGGCCTGGTGGTCCGGGTCTCAGCGCTCCCGGTGGACCTGGTGGCCCCGGCGCTCAGGGGCCCGGTGGTGGCGCTCCGCAGGCGTTCCAGCAGGCGGGGGCGGCGGCTCCGCCCGCGTTCCCGCAGGCTCCGGGGCGGCCTCAGCCGCAGCCGACGTCGCCTGGGCCGGGTGGCCCGGGTGGGCGCGGCGGCCCTGGTGGTCCCGGCGCGGGCCCGCAGTCGGGTGGTCCGTCCTTCGGGGGCGGGGACGACGACTGGGTGATCTCTCCGCCGTCGAACGGTCCCGGTGGACCCGGTGGGCATGGTGGACCCGGCGGGCATGGCGGACCCGGTGGTCCGGGACCGCGCTCCGGTGGTTACGGCTACCCGCAGCCCGGTGTCACCCAGGCCCCGCCCAACCAGGCGTATCCGCAGGCGCCGACGACATGGACCATGACGATCGGCCCGGACCGCGACTACTTCATGGCGATGATGCAGCGCTCGGGTCCCGAGGCCGCGGGGCTGAACCTGCCCGCGTACTCCCCCGAGCAGCAGCGCCCCCTCACCGGCAACCAGATCACCATCGGCCGCCGCCGGCACTCCACCGGCGACACCCCCGACATCGATCTGTCGGTGCCGCCGGAGGACCCGGGTGTCTCGCACCAGCACGCGGTGCTGGTGCAGCAGCCGGACGGCAGCTGGGCGGTCGTCGACCAGAACTCCACCAACGGGACCACGGTCAACGGCGCCGAGGAACCGATCCAGCCCTTCGTGCCGGTCCCGCTCCGCGATGGGGACCGGGTGCACGTGGGGGCGTGGACGACGATCACGATCCGGCGGGGCTGA
- a CDS encoding serine/threonine-protein kinase, with product MSPEEEGQGPQGSCQRPGCEGSYEDMGGGELYCDTCGLAPVVSPDGMVTSPPTGITGNRGSRGSGSSSSSRSARSSGRSSQSRRSVSGRLSRALSGTTTGRSVSVRSSGKTAGTSGRARLGVGLVQVPDVPRPDPRSMVLETAEVPERKRFCSRSDCGAPVGRARGERPGRTEGFCTKCGHPYSFVPKLHAGDIVRGQYEVVGCLAHGGLGWIYLAIDRAVSDRWVVLKGLLDTGDQDAMAAAISERRFLAEIEHSNIVRIYNFVEHLDQRTGSLDGYIVMEYVGGKSLKEIANGRRTADGRRDPLPVEQACAYGIEALEALGHLHSRNLLYCDFKVDNAIQTEDQLKLIDMGAVRRMDDEESAIYGTVGYQAPEVADVGPSVASDLYTVARTLAVLTFDFQGYTNVFVDSLPDPDNIEVFRQYESFYRLLVRATDPDPARRFASAQEMAEQLTGVLREVVSLQTGRARPALSTLFGPEVKVTDTELFAELDGEVSRLGARRDKPAAKGGGRNGGKNGGSPSGSASAPAAGNGASPSGNASSPAGNGFSPSGTPALLTGGAAAASPARLTKSLDTAAAALALPVPRVEPGDPNAGFLAGLIASAPGELITALHAAPSGSLELRLRELRARLEMAEFPIALGTLDALERDHPDDWRVVWYRGVAALATGDHENAALSFDAIYDAFPGEPAPKLALGLCAEVLGQLDNAAEYYRLVWTTDPSFVSAAFGLARVRLTAEDRRSAVETLESVPEASIHYTAARVAAVRARLRHRTAVPPAAAAAPDTPFLDDLTAAAGQVEALDGYGLDAVRREQLSTEVLGSALDWVISGSQGAAPPAGGGPLLLGSALDERGLRFGLERSYRTLARLAQGGEERIDLVERANRYRPRTWV from the coding sequence ATGAGTCCAGAGGAAGAGGGGCAGGGCCCGCAGGGGTCGTGCCAGCGGCCCGGTTGTGAGGGCTCGTACGAGGACATGGGCGGCGGCGAGCTGTACTGCGACACCTGCGGTCTGGCGCCGGTCGTCTCGCCGGACGGCATGGTCACCTCCCCGCCCACCGGTATCACCGGCAACAGAGGCTCACGCGGCTCCGGCTCGAGCAGCAGCTCGCGCTCCGCGCGGTCGTCCGGGCGCTCCTCGCAGTCCCGGCGCTCGGTCTCGGGGCGGCTCTCGCGCGCCCTGTCGGGCACGACGACGGGCCGTTCGGTGTCGGTGCGCAGCTCCGGCAAGACTGCCGGCACGTCCGGGCGCGCCCGGCTCGGTGTCGGGCTCGTCCAGGTCCCGGACGTACCGCGCCCGGACCCGCGTTCGATGGTCCTGGAGACCGCCGAGGTGCCCGAGCGGAAGCGGTTCTGCTCGCGCTCCGACTGCGGGGCCCCGGTGGGCCGGGCGCGCGGCGAGCGGCCGGGGCGCACGGAGGGCTTCTGCACCAAGTGCGGCCACCCGTACTCGTTCGTGCCGAAGCTGCACGCGGGCGACATCGTGCGCGGCCAGTACGAGGTCGTGGGCTGTCTCGCGCACGGCGGTCTGGGCTGGATCTATCTGGCCATCGACCGGGCGGTGTCGGACCGCTGGGTCGTGCTGAAGGGCCTCCTCGACACCGGCGACCAGGACGCGATGGCCGCCGCGATCTCCGAGCGCCGCTTCCTCGCCGAGATCGAGCACTCCAACATCGTCCGCATCTACAACTTCGTCGAGCACCTCGACCAGCGCACCGGCTCGCTGGACGGGTACATCGTCATGGAGTACGTCGGCGGCAAGTCCCTGAAGGAGATCGCCAACGGCCGTCGTACGGCGGACGGGCGGCGCGATCCGCTGCCGGTCGAGCAGGCGTGCGCGTACGGCATCGAGGCACTCGAGGCGCTCGGGCATCTGCACAGCCGCAATCTGCTGTACTGCGACTTCAAGGTCGACAACGCGATACAGACCGAGGACCAGCTCAAGCTGATCGACATGGGCGCGGTGCGCAGGATGGACGACGAGGAGTCGGCCATCTACGGCACGGTCGGGTACCAGGCGCCGGAGGTCGCCGACGTCGGCCCGTCGGTGGCGTCCGACCTGTACACGGTCGCGCGTACGCTCGCGGTGCTGACCTTCGACTTCCAGGGCTACACGAACGTCTTCGTGGACTCCCTGCCCGACCCCGACAACATCGAGGTCTTCCGGCAGTACGAGTCGTTCTACCGGCTGCTGGTGCGGGCGACCGACCCCGATCCGGCGCGTCGGTTCGCGTCCGCGCAGGAGATGGCGGAGCAGCTGACGGGTGTGCTGCGGGAGGTCGTGTCGCTCCAGACGGGGCGGGCGCGGCCCGCGCTGTCCACGCTGTTCGGGCCCGAGGTGAAGGTCACGGACACGGAGTTGTTCGCGGAGCTCGACGGGGAGGTGTCCCGGCTGGGGGCGCGCCGCGACAAGCCGGCCGCGAAGGGTGGTGGCAGGAACGGTGGCAAGAACGGTGGTTCGCCTTCCGGTTCGGCCTCCGCGCCGGCTGCCGGGAACGGAGCTTCACCTTCCGGGAACGCGTCTTCGCCGGCCGGGAACGGATTTTCACCTTCCGGTACGCCCGCCCTGCTGACCGGCGGGGCGGCCGCCGCCTCCCCGGCCCGGCTCACCAAGTCCCTGGACACCGCCGCCGCGGCCCTCGCGCTGCCCGTCCCCCGCGTGGAGCCGGGTGACCCGAACGCCGGGTTCCTGGCGGGGCTCATCGCCTCCGCGCCCGGCGAGCTGATCACCGCGCTGCACGCGGCCCCCTCCGGCTCGCTGGAGCTGCGGCTGCGGGAGCTGCGGGCCCGGCTGGAGATGGCCGAGTTCCCGATCGCGCTCGGCACGCTGGACGCCCTGGAGCGGGACCACCCCGACGACTGGCGGGTCGTCTGGTACCGCGGCGTGGCCGCGCTCGCCACCGGCGACCACGAGAACGCCGCCCTGTCCTTCGACGCGATCTACGACGCCTTCCCGGGCGAGCCGGCCCCCAAGCTGGCGCTCGGCCTGTGCGCCGAGGTGCTCGGTCAGCTGGACAACGCCGCCGAGTACTACCGCCTGGTGTGGACGACCGACCCCAGCTTCGTCAGCGCCGCGTTCGGCCTCGCCCGGGTGCGGCTGACCGCCGAGGACCGGCGCAGCGCCGTGGAGACCCTGGAGTCCGTGCCGGAGGCGTCCATCCACTACACCGCGGCCCGCGTCGCCGCCGTACGGGCGCGGCTCAGACACCGTACGGCCGTACCACCAGCGGCCGCCGCCGCGCCCGACACACCGTTCCTGGACGACCTGACCGCCGCCGCGGGCCAGGTCGAGGCGCTCGACGGGTACGGTCTGGACGCCGTGCGCCGCGAGCAGTTGTCCACAGAGGTCCTCGGCTCCGCCCTGGACTGGGTAATCTCCGGTAGCCAGGGCGCCGCGCCCCCGGCGGGCGGCGGACCCTTGCTGCTCGGCAGCGCCCTGGACGAGCGCGGCCTGCGCTTCGGACTGGAGCGCTCGTACCGCACGCTGGCCCGGCTGGCGCAGGGCGGCGAGGAGAGGATCGACCTGGTGGAACGTGCCAACCGTTACCGCCCCCGGACGTGGGTGTAG